A region from the Lycium barbarum isolate Lr01 chromosome 8, ASM1917538v2, whole genome shotgun sequence genome encodes:
- the LOC132607937 gene encoding uncharacterized protein LOC132607937, whose protein sequence is MGRDEGEEEEDEGEEEEEEEEEEEEEEEEEEEEEEEEEADEGEEEEDEGEEEEEEEEEEEEEEEEEEEEEEEEEEEEEEEFEEEEEADEEDEEEEEEADEEEEEEEEEEEEEEEEEEEEEEEEEEEEEEEEEEEGEEEEGEEEEGEEAGGEEEGGEAEAEEAEEEEEEAEEEEEEEEEEEEEEEEEEEEEEEEEEEEEEEEEEEEEEEEEEEEEEEEEEEE, encoded by the exons ATGGGAAGAGACgaaggtgaagaagaagaagacgaaggtgaagaagaagaagaagaagaagaagaagaagaagaagaagaagaagaagaagaagaagaagaagaagaagaagaagcgg ACgaaggtgaagaagaagaagacgaaggagaagaagaagaagaagaagaagaagaagaagaagaagaagaagaagaagaagaagaagaagaagaagaagaagaagaagaagaggaggaggagttTG aagaagaagaagaagcagacgaagaagacgaagaagaagaagaagaagcagacgaagaagaagaagaagaagaagaagaagaagaagaagaagaagaagaagaagaagaagaagaagaagaagaagaagaagaagaagaagaagaagaagaagaagaaggagaagaagaagaaggagaagaagaagaaggagaagaagcaggaggagaagaagaaggaggagaagcagaagcagaagaagcagaagaagaagaagaagaagcagaagaagaagaagaagaagaagaagaagaagaagaagaagaagaagaagaagaagaagaagaagaagaagaagaagaagaagaagaagaagaagaagaagaagaagaagaagaagaagaagaagaagaagaagaagaagaagaagaagaagaagaa